In one window of Vibrio sp. DW001 DNA:
- the acpP gene encoding acyl carrier protein, with the protein MSNLEERVKKIIIEQLGVDEAEVKNEASFVDDLGADSLDTVELVMALEEEFDTEIPDEEAEKITTVQAAIDYVTSAQ; encoded by the coding sequence ATGAGCAACCTCGAAGAACGCGTAAAGAAAATCATTATTGAACAGCTAGGTGTAGACGAAGCAGAAGTTAAGAACGAAGCTTCATTTGTTGACGACTTAGGTGCAGATTCTTTAGACACTGTTGAGCTAGTAATGGCTTTGGAAGAAGAATTCGATACTGAGATTCCAGACGAAGAAGCTGAGAAAATCACTACTGTTCAAGCTGCAATCGACTACGTTACCAGCGCTCAGTAA
- the fabF gene encoding beta-ketoacyl-ACP synthase II — MSKRRVVVTGMGMLSPVGNTVESSWKALLAGQSGIVDIEHFDTSEFTTRFAGLVKDFNCEEYMTKKDARKMDLFIQYGIAAGIQALDDSGFTVTEENAPRIGVAIGSGIGGLGLIETGHKVLSERGPRKISPFFVPSTIVNMIAGNLSIMRGLRGPNIAISTACTTGLHNIGHAARMIAYGDAEAMVAGGAEKASTPLGMGGFAAAKALSTRNDEPSKASRPWDKDRDGFVLGDGAGVMVLEEYEQAKARGAKIYCEVVGFGMSGDAYHMTSPSADGSGGALAMEAAMRDAGITGEQIGYINAHGTSTPAGDVAELRGVKRALGEAGSKKVLVSSTKSMTGHLLGAAGSVEAIITAMALVDQIVPPTINLDNPDEECDLDLVPHTARKVDMEYALCNSFGFGGTNGSLIFKKM, encoded by the coding sequence ATGTCAAAGCGTCGCGTAGTTGTTACTGGCATGGGTATGTTGTCACCGGTAGGCAACACTGTAGAATCATCATGGAAAGCCCTGTTAGCAGGTCAAAGCGGTATCGTTGATATCGAACACTTTGATACATCCGAATTTACAACTCGATTTGCAGGTCTAGTCAAAGACTTTAACTGTGAAGAGTATATGACTAAAAAAGATGCGCGTAAGATGGATCTATTTATCCAGTACGGCATCGCAGCGGGTATTCAAGCATTAGATGACTCAGGTTTCACTGTTACTGAAGAGAACGCGCCACGCATTGGTGTCGCAATTGGTTCTGGTATTGGTGGTCTCGGTCTAATTGAAACTGGCCATAAAGTTCTTTCAGAAAGAGGCCCGCGCAAAATTAGCCCTTTTTTTGTGCCATCCACTATCGTTAATATGATCGCAGGTAATCTGTCGATAATGCGAGGCCTTAGAGGCCCCAACATCGCGATTTCTACTGCTTGTACAACTGGCTTACACAATATTGGCCATGCGGCCCGTATGATTGCGTACGGCGACGCAGAAGCGATGGTTGCTGGTGGTGCTGAAAAAGCGTCTACGCCTCTTGGTATGGGTGGATTTGCTGCTGCAAAAGCACTGTCAACGCGCAATGATGAACCATCGAAGGCTTCACGCCCTTGGGACAAAGACCGTGATGGGTTTGTTCTTGGTGACGGTGCGGGTGTTATGGTTTTAGAAGAATACGAACAAGCTAAAGCTCGTGGCGCGAAAATCTACTGCGAAGTTGTCGGTTTTGGCATGAGTGGAGACGCTTACCATATGACATCACCAAGTGCTGATGGTTCTGGTGGTGCACTAGCGATGGAAGCGGCAATGCGTGATGCTGGTATTACTGGTGAACAAATCGGTTATATCAACGCGCACGGAACGTCTACACCGGCGGGTGATGTTGCAGAGTTAAGAGGTGTAAAACGCGCTCTTGGTGAAGCAGGCTCTAAGAAAGTACTTGTCTCTTCTACGAAATCTATGACAGGCCATTTATTGGGTGCAGCAGGTTCTGTAGAAGCAATCATTACTGCAATGGCGTTAGTGGATCAAATTGTGCCACCAACGATTAACTTAGATAACCCTGATGAAGAGTGTGACCTTGACCTTGTTCCTCACACTGCACGTAAAGTCGATATGGAATACGCATTGTGTAACTCCTTTGGCTTTGGTGGAACAAACGGTTCGCTTATCTTTAAAAAAATGTGA
- the pabC gene encoding aminodeoxychorismate lyase, whose protein sequence is MFWVNGQPASMISLSDRSFQYGDGCFTTILTKEGVAQQWPLHIERMQACLDLLVIKSPDWDQVKAWVDQAALKDSLAGIKLHVSRGEGGRGYNPAGVGSVTTTISHFSYPSYYLDWQEKGVDLGICGHKLGIMPLLAGHKHNNRLEQVLIRGEIERVGCQDGVVMNIYDHVIETTMANLFWSKDDILYTPSLASSGVAGVIRKMILKDAQDSGIEVSIGEFPLNHLISADEVFMTNSILGVAPVRKIARSHFPIGAITRRFQENLNS, encoded by the coding sequence ATGTTTTGGGTGAATGGACAACCAGCGTCAATGATATCTCTTTCTGATCGGTCATTTCAGTATGGTGATGGCTGTTTTACCACTATTCTTACTAAAGAAGGTGTGGCTCAGCAGTGGCCCTTACATATTGAAAGAATGCAAGCGTGCCTCGATCTGTTAGTAATTAAGAGTCCAGACTGGGATCAGGTTAAGGCCTGGGTGGATCAAGCGGCGCTCAAGGACTCGTTGGCCGGGATAAAATTGCACGTTAGTCGCGGAGAAGGAGGCAGGGGTTATAATCCTGCTGGCGTGGGCTCAGTGACGACAACAATCAGTCATTTCTCGTATCCTTCCTATTACTTAGATTGGCAAGAAAAAGGTGTCGATTTAGGTATATGTGGTCACAAGCTGGGTATAATGCCGCTTCTTGCTGGGCACAAGCATAATAATCGTTTAGAACAGGTTCTCATTAGGGGAGAGATAGAGCGTGTTGGATGTCAAGATGGTGTCGTTATGAATATTTATGATCATGTAATTGAGACCACAATGGCCAATCTGTTTTGGTCTAAAGATGACATATTATACACGCCTAGTTTGGCTTCCTCTGGTGTTGCAGGTGTTATTCGGAAAATGATTTTAAAAGATGCCCAAGACAGTGGAATAGAAGTCTCCATTGGGGAGTTTCCCCTAAACCATCTGATAAGTGCAGATGAGGTCTTTATGACGAATTCAATACTCGGTGTTGCCCCTGTGAGAAAAATAGCTAGGTCGCACTTTCCTATTGGAGCGATAACGCGACGTTTTCAGGAGAATCTAAATTCGTGA